A DNA window from Bacillus andreraoultii contains the following coding sequences:
- a CDS encoding metal-dependent hydrolase, translating into MDTGTHIVMGIALGGLATIDPVVFNHTETYHSVLIATIVGSQIPDIDTVLKLRNNAVYIRNHRGITHSIPAVVLWPLAIVAILYLFFPGANLLHLWLWTFFAVFLHVFVDIFNAYGTQALRPFSSKWVALGWINTFDPFIFGIHVVCIIIWGLGADPRIVFLTMYGIIIGYYLYRYYIRKSLVSMIKKRIPDTEEVILSPTMKFFQWRIAVIAKSKFYVAHAFRRSFTVVDEFERIPLPDNPIMNAAIKDKNVGAFLSFSPVYRWEIEEGNHYNEVRFIDLRYRSKDHYPFFAVVKLDHELNILTSYTGWIYNKEKIRKKLEILPQ; encoded by the coding sequence TTGGATACTGGAACACATATTGTTATGGGTATTGCTTTAGGTGGACTGGCGACCATTGATCCAGTTGTATTCAATCATACAGAAACATATCACAGTGTTTTAATTGCTACAATTGTCGGATCGCAAATTCCGGATATTGATACGGTTTTGAAGTTACGAAATAATGCTGTATACATCCGAAACCACCGAGGCATTACTCATTCCATTCCTGCCGTCGTGTTGTGGCCACTTGCTATTGTAGCTATTTTATATTTGTTTTTCCCTGGGGCAAATTTACTTCATCTTTGGTTATGGACCTTTTTCGCTGTCTTTTTACACGTGTTTGTTGATATTTTTAATGCATATGGAACTCAGGCTTTACGACCATTCTCCTCAAAGTGGGTAGCGCTTGGCTGGATCAATACATTCGATCCATTCATATTCGGCATCCACGTAGTTTGCATTATTATTTGGGGACTTGGTGCTGATCCTCGCATTGTGTTCCTGACTATGTACGGAATCATTATCGGATATTATTTATACAGATACTATATTAGAAAATCACTAGTATCCATGATAAAAAAACGCATTCCTGATACAGAGGAAGTTATTTTAAGCCCGACGATGAAGTTTTTCCAATGGCGTATTGCTGTTATTGCAAAAAGTAAATTTTATGTTGCTCATGCATTCCGTCGTAGTTTTACGGTAGTTGATGAATTTGAACGGATTCCTCTACCAGATAATCCGATAATGAATGCGGCAATTAAAGATAAAAATGTTGGTGCTTTTTTATCCTTTTCCCCCGTCTATCGTTGGGAAATTGAAGAAGGAAACCATTACAATGAAGTTCGATTCATCGATTTACGTTATCGAAGTAAAGATCATTATCCCTTTTTCGCTGTTGTTAAACTAGACCATGAACTAAATATTTTGACATCCTATACGGGTTGGATTTACAACAAGGAGAAAATTAGAAAAAAACTAGAAATCTTACCACAGTAA
- a CDS encoding small, acid-soluble spore protein K, with amino-acid sequence MVRNKEKGFPNQDDQKLEGMPRAQAKYASLRADGTINTHPQERMHASNKRGNQ; translated from the coding sequence TTGGTACGTAATAAAGAAAAAGGTTTTCCAAATCAAGATGATCAAAAATTAGAAGGAATGCCTCGTGCTCAAGCGAAATACGCTTCTTTAAGAGCTGATGGGACAATTAATACGCACCCTCAAGAAAGAATGCACGCATCAAACAAAAGAGGAAACCAATAA
- a CDS encoding YfhH family protein, giving the protein MEEKRYSEMTELELKQEIANLREKARKAEQLGILNEYAVLERKALMAESYLRNPKDIKKGEIYRLRNEADTYFRVNYLKGYFAWGYRLNGNGKEEGLPISLLEEVE; this is encoded by the coding sequence ATGGAAGAAAAAAGATATAGTGAAATGACTGAATTAGAATTAAAACAAGAAATCGCTAACTTAAGAGAAAAGGCGAGAAAAGCGGAACAACTCGGAATCCTAAATGAATACGCTGTTCTTGAACGAAAAGCACTCATGGCAGAAAGTTATTTGCGAAATCCAAAAGATATAAAAAAAGGGGAAATATATCGGTTACGAAATGAAGCGGATACATATTTTCGCGTTAATTACTTGAAAGGCTATTTTGCTTGGGGATATCGGCTCAACGGAAATGGCAAAGAAGAAGGACTTCCAATTTCTTTATTAGAGGAAGTGGAATAA